One Caenibius sp. WL genomic window, CCGACGAAAATTTCCGGTAGGCCCAGTTCGCGGCCCAATGCGCGCACTTCGTCCTTGAACAGTTCGCGCAGCGGTTCGACCAGCTTCATGTTCATGCGTTCGGGCAGGCCGCCGACATTGTGATGGCTCTTGATCGTAACCGAAGGGCCGCCGGTGAAGCTGACGCTTTCGATCACATCGGGGTAAAGCGTGCCCTGGGCGAGGAAATCGGCCCCGCCGATCTTTTTCGCTTCTTCCTCGAACACGTCGATGAACGTCTTGCCGATGAATTTGCGCTTGGCTTCCGGATCGGTGACGCCCGCCAGGCCGTTGAGGAACAGCGTCGAGGCATCGACGTGCACCAGCGGGATATTGTAATGGCCGCGAAACAGGCTGACGACCTGTTCGGCCTCGCCCATGCGCAGGATGCCGCCATCCACGAACACGCAGGTGAGCTGATCGCCGATTGCCTCGTGAATCAGCAGCGCGGCGACGGCGGAATCGACCCCGCCGGAAAGGCCGCAGATCACTTTTCCGTCACCCACCTGGGCGCGGATTTCCTCGATCTTGGTCTTACGGAATTCGGCCATCGTCCAGTCGCCGGCAAGGCCGCAGACGTGGCGCACGAAATTCTTCAGCAGCTTGCCGCCATCGGGTGTGTGGACCACTTCGGGGTGGAACTGCATCGCGTAGATGCGGCGCTCGTCGTCTGCCACCACCGCAAAAGGCGCGCCGGGGCTGGAGGCCACGGGGCGGAAGCCGGGGGCGAGGCGGGTCACCTTGTCGCCGTGGCTCATCCACACCTGATGGCTTTCTTCCTTGTGCCACAGTCCGTCGAACAGCACGCAAGTGTCTTCGATGGCGATGAAAGCGCGGCCGAATTCGCCCGCATCGCCCTGCAGCACTTCGCCGCCGAGCTGCTGCATCAGTGCCTGCTGGCCATAACAGATGCCAAGCATCGGCAAACCGCTGTCGAGAATCGCCTGCGGGATGCGCGGGCCGTTCTCGTCGGTGACCGAGGCCGGCCCGCCCGAAAGGATCACGCCCTTGGGCTTCATCCGCTGGAAAGCCGCTTCGGCGCTGCCGAACGGGGCGATTTCGGAATAGACCCCTGCTTCGCGCACGCGGCGGGCGATGAGCTGGGTCACCTGGCTGCCGAAATCGACAATCAGAACGGAATCGGGAAGATGGGAAGCGTCCATGGCGGCTTCCGTTAGGTGCCTGCCGCGCGCAAGTCCAGCCGCTCCATCGCGCGGACCGTGCGCTTTGCATCGCTTTTTGCGCAAAAGCGGTTCCCACTTTTCGCCGCGATGTTCTAGGGCGCATTTCGATTCTCTCGCGACCGGGGGAAGCTGTCGGGCTGCGAAGGAAGGATGGCGGCATGAGTGCGGTGGAAAACGCGTTGGATAACAAGGCAATGCTGGCGAAGGCCGAAGTGCTGATCGATGCTCTGCCGTATATGCAGCGCTATGCCGGGCGCACGTTCGTGGTCAAATACGGCGGCCATGCCATGGGCGATCCCGAAGCCGCGCGCGATTTCGCGGAAGACATCGTGTTGCTCAAGGCCGTGGGGATCAACCCCGTGGTGGTCCATGGCGGTGGCCCGCAGATCGGCGCGATGCTGAAAAAGCTGGGTGTCGAATCGACTTTCATCGATGGCCTGCGCGTGACGGACAAGGCGACGGCGGAAGTCGCCGAAATGGTCCTTTCGGGCGCGATCAACAAGGAGCTGGTGAGCTGGATCGCCAATGCCGGGGGCAAGGCGCTGGGCATTTCGGGCAAGGACGCCGGGCTTGTCACCGCGACCAAAGTCACCCGCACGACCAAGGATCCGGGCAGCAATATCGAACAGGCGATCGATCTCGGCTTCGTCGGCGAACCCTCGCAGGTGGACACCACGATTCTCGAAACGGCGGGCAGCGCGGGGATGATTCCGGTGGTTGCCCCGATTGGCGCGGGCGAAGATGGGCACACCTACAACATCAACGCCGATACGATGGCGGGCGCGATTGCCGCGGCGCTGGGCGCGGCGCGGCTGTTCCTGCTGACCGACGTGCCGGGCGTGCTGGACAAGGAGAAGAATCTCCTCACCGATCTGCGCCCCGGCGATGTCGAACGGCTCAAGGCGGATGGTACGATCACCGGCGGGATGATCCCCAAGCTCGAAACCTGCGTCCATGCGGTGGAGGCCGGGTGCGAAGCGGCGGTCATTCTCGATGGCCGGGTGCCGCATGCGATGCTGCTGGAAATCTTCACTTCCAAGGGCGCGGGCACGCTGATCCGCAACGCCTGAGGGCAGGCCGATCCCTGACGCGCCGGAACCGCGCCGCCGGCTCGCGCGTTGGCCGGATATGATGCTCCTTCGCCCCATTACCGCAGGGGCCGCGCTGGCTCTCATGCTCGGCCTTGCCGCATGCGACGGCAATCCGTTCGTGCCCAAGGT contains:
- the argB gene encoding acetylglutamate kinase, whose translation is MSAVENALDNKAMLAKAEVLIDALPYMQRYAGRTFVVKYGGHAMGDPEAARDFAEDIVLLKAVGINPVVVHGGGPQIGAMLKKLGVESTFIDGLRVTDKATAEVAEMVLSGAINKELVSWIANAGGKALGISGKDAGLVTATKVTRTTKDPGSNIEQAIDLGFVGEPSQVDTTILETAGSAGMIPVVAPIGAGEDGHTYNINADTMAGAIAAALGAARLFLLTDVPGVLDKEKNLLTDLRPGDVERLKADGTITGGMIPKLETCVHAVEAGCEAAVILDGRVPHAMLLEIFTSKGAGTLIRNA
- the guaA gene encoding glutamine-hydrolyzing GMP synthase, which encodes MDASHLPDSVLIVDFGSQVTQLIARRVREAGVYSEIAPFGSAEAAFQRMKPKGVILSGGPASVTDENGPRIPQAILDSGLPMLGICYGQQALMQQLGGEVLQGDAGEFGRAFIAIEDTCVLFDGLWHKEESHQVWMSHGDKVTRLAPGFRPVASSPGAPFAVVADDERRIYAMQFHPEVVHTPDGGKLLKNFVRHVCGLAGDWTMAEFRKTKIEEIRAQVGDGKVICGLSGGVDSAVAALLIHEAIGDQLTCVFVDGGILRMGEAEQVVSLFRGHYNIPLVHVDASTLFLNGLAGVTDPEAKRKFIGKTFIDVFEEEAKKIGGADFLAQGTLYPDVIESVSFTGGPSVTIKSHHNVGGLPERMNMKLVEPLRELFKDEVRALGRELGLPEIFVGRHPFPGPGLAIRIPGEVTKERCDILRKADAIYLEEIRNAGLYDAIWQAFAVLLPVKTVGVMGDGRTYDSVCALRAVTSTDGMTADIYPFDAAFLSRVATRIINEVKGINRVVYDYTSKPPGTIEWE